The Candidatus Poribacteria bacterium genome contains the following window.
ATGATCACAAGCTGCTCTTTATTTAACCGATAGCTGATAACTGATGACTATAAGAATACCAAATATTTTCTTGTATTTCAAGGGTTTTCTGGCTTGGGTAGAAGCCCAATTTCTCAGAACCCTAAATTTTCTTGATAAATCTTCCGAAGGCTGCTAAATTATAGGTGTAAGAGGTAACCAAAGGAAGAAAAGGAGGCGAAAAAACAGTGAAACGCATCTTTTCATATCTGTTAGTGATGGGATTCAGTTTGTGCTTCGTTATCGGCACGGTTGTTGTTGGTGAGGCTGCTCCAAAGAAACGGATTGCTGTCCTCTATTTTGAGGACCACAGTCGCTTTGATTCTCCTACCGGATGTGGTTGTATACCCAGTTTCATCGGGAATCTGTTTAGCACAAAAAAGCGTTGGGATTTGGAGGCGGGATTTGCCAAAATGCTCAATCGGAAGCTCGTCGAAACGAATATGTATGAACCCATCAGCAAAGATGAACTCCTTGATGCTATGGCACTTATGACGCTCTCACGGCACGGCTTAAAGAAACTAAATCAGGAACAACGCGCAACGCTTGCGAAGCATCTCAATGCAGACGTAATTGTGGTGGGCGATATCCAAAAATTTAATCAGGAACGTTTCAGAACCAATGCTTCACGAACACTGCGAGAAGGTGGCCGCGAAGCACAGCGGGGACCTGTCGGCGCAAGTTATGTTGCCCCTGTTATTTTGCGGGGCTCTATACACCGTGCCACCATTAAACTGAACATGAAATTCTACAATGTGTCCGGTAACGCTGTAGCAGAACCCCGAATCTCCGCCAGTCGGGACCACAATTATCTCGGCACAAAAGTTGCTTCTCTTGAAGCGAGCAGGACAGAGGAGGGAACGAACCTCACCTTTGGGCAAACGACGGAAAGTCAACGAAAAAATCCACGCCCGATTGTCAAACCGGTTGAGCTGAATGAAATCCAGTTTGCGAGTGCTGAATACGACAGAACGCTTTTCGGCATCGTAACCAATGAGGCATTAATTAAAGTCGTTTTGGCACTCCGGGATAGTGTCGGACCCAATTTCATCACACCTTGGGAGCCGAAAACTGCAACCGCCAAAGAAGGACAGGGAAAACCCGCAGCGGCACCTGGTGAGCCTATCAAAGGCAAGATCCAATATGTGGATAGTGAACATCCTGATAAAATCTATGTCAATATTGGTTCCAACTGGGATATAGCCATCAACCAGGAGTTTGACGTTTATACGAAAGGTAAGCCGGTGCGTGATTTGGACACGGGTGAAATCCTAACCTACGTGCCAAAACAGATCGGACGCGTGGCGGTTTCCGAAATCCTGACTGATAAGGTCTCTATTTTTCGCGTTGTTGAAACCACGGAACCTCTCAAAGAAGGCGATATTGTGCGCGAGATCTCACCCGATTCTAATGGGTCTGATGCATCCACTTCTGAAGCGGATTCGTCTGAAAAACAACAATAAATCTCAAAAGGAGTTATGTGATGCGCCTCTCAAATCTTAACAGCAATTTTTCACTTGAAAAAAAGGTTTGTGTCAAAGTGATCCTCCACTTCTGCGTTTTAACAGCGTGTCTCGTAATGCTATTCGGATGTGCCGATCCAGAAAAGAAAAGCGAGGGGACGGATGCCACTGCTACTAAGAAGATTAAGATCGGTTTGTCTATGGACTCTTTACGTGTAGAACGGTGGCAGAAAGACAGGGATATTTTCACGGCTGAGGCAGAGAAACTCGGTGCTGAGGTTATCGTCCAATCTGCTGATGGCGATGAACGCCGACAAAACGAACAAGCGGAAAATATGATTACGCAAGGTGTAGATGTTCTCGTTGTTATTCCGAAGGATAGTGTCGCTGCCGCACAAATCGTGCAAGCCGCGCACGCAGAGGGCATCAAGGTGATCGCGTATGACCGATTGATTCGCGAGAGTTCACCTGATCTCTATATCTCCTTTGACAATGAGCAGGTTGGATATTTGCAAGCCGAATATATCCTCCGTCAGAAGCCAAAAGGGGCTTACTTCTTGCTCGGCGGTGCACCAACCGACAATAACGCGCAACTCCTTCGGCAGGGACAGCTCCGTGCCTTGCAACCCGCGATTGATAGTGGCGACATTCGATTGGTGGCGGGAGGCGAGCATTGGGCAGTTAATTGGGATCCACGTGACGCACTCAAGAAGGCAGAGCAGGTCTTGACGCAGACGAACAACGAAATAGATGCTGTTGTCGCCTCTAATGATGGTACTGCTGGTGGCGTTATACAGGCACTTGAAGGTCAGAATTTGGCGGGAACTGTCCTTGTTTCTGGGCAGGATGCAGAACTCGCTGCGTGCCAACGGATTGTTAAAGGCACACAAACCATGACGGTTTACAAACCGATTCATCTCATTGCAACAAAGGCGGCGCAAGCCGCTGTCGCCCTCGCAAAGGGTGAAGCAATCGCCGAAGCCACGCAGACCGTTAACAACGGCAAAATTGACGTGCCATCAATCCTGCTGACACCCATCCAAGTTGACAAGGAGAACCTGGACGAGAAGGTTATTAAAGATGGGTTTCATACACACGAAGCGGTTTATCAGGAATAGTTGGCAGTACGATTTTTCTGCGAAAAATCTTTCAGTACTCAGTTATCAGTTAAGAGACAATTTGTGGCGGGTGATTTTCTCGTAAATGCCACAAGCATAAGACTGATTACTGGAAACTGACGACTGAAAACTGAAAACTAATACAATATGCCTATTTTTCTCATTGGGACAAATGCTCCAGACATCGGAATCGGGGACCGGCTGAGTTGGGTATGGCGTTCCGATGCCTATCAAAACATTATCGTTATCGCGCTTCTTGTTGGCGCGGCATGGCTTCTCCGATATGCCTCACAGCAAGAGTATTGGCGGAACGCCGCGAGACAGATTCGTATAAATCGACTTGCCATGGTCTGTCTCTTTATCCTTTTGGGGTATCTCCTTATCGGTGTGTTGGATAGCATCGGTTGGCGTGATCCGTTGATACGGCGAACCGACCAGACACTCACCCGAAATGAGAGCGGTGCTGTTGTCTATAGACCGAAAACCTTGAGTCTTCTCGATAGGCTCTGCACACCTCTTCGAGAGCGGACCGAGAAAACCTATTCTGCCCCCTTGGCAACGCATCTGTATGCGAAAAGTACCCTCCAGACTCCCGATGGACGAACGGTTCGCGATTATCCGCCGCTTGCGTATCCGCGAAGCCATCTCTTAGGGACGGACAAGGTGGGCAGCGATGTCCTTTACCTTGCACTAAAAGGCATTCGGACTGGACTTATTATCGGTGGATTTACCACATTGATTGCCGTGCCGTTTGCCATATTTTTCGGTGTTATCGCGGGTTACTTCGGCGGTAGGATAGATGATGCCGTTCAGTATATCTACGCCACCCTTGATTCTATTCCGTCTATCTTGCTTATCGTTGCCTTCATGCTCCTCTTTGGACAGGGGTTATTCAATCTGTGTCTCATCATGGGGATCAGCAGTTGGACAGGTCTTTGCCGAGTCTTACGCGGTGAAACCTTGAAACTCCGAGAATTGGAGTACATACAAGCCGCTGAAGCATTTGGTGTGCGTCGTGGACTTATTCTTCTCAAACACCTGATTCCGAATCTGATGCATATCGTGCTAATCTCCGCTATCTTACGGTTTAGTGGATTGGTTCTGGCAGAGGCGTTGCTCAGTTATCTCCAGATCGGCGTTGATCCGACGACCGGAAGTTGGGGGAATATGATTAACACGGCGCGATTGGAACTCGCACGCGACCCGATTGTTTGGTGGAATCTCGCTGCAGCGTTTACGTTTATGTTTGGACTCGTGTTACCTGCGAATCTCTTCGGCGATGCCGTTCGCGATGCCTTGGATCCGAGGCTGAGAACGGAGTAACATCATTCCCTCCAAGGTTTCTCCTCATTCCGTAATTTCTTATAGTTGCGCTTTATACGTGCGTCCCTGTTGGCTTTGCGCTTTGTTTGTTACGGAACATAGGAGGGGAAATAACGAAGTTTTCTCTCTGAGAGGCATCTAACAATACGAACCTAAATCGTTGTTTATAGTAAGCCCGTAATTATTTATACACCCCCAGGAGAAGAGTCGGGAATCGGAGTTCCTTAAGGAATAATTAAAATGAAAAAGTTAATCTATCCTTTCATATCCTTATTAGCCGTTGCTGCGTTTTGCCACAGCGGATATACTGAGGCGGTCGTCACAGACGGACTCGTGAG
Protein-coding sequences here:
- the xylF gene encoding D-xylose ABC transporter substrate-binding protein, with translation MLFGCADPEKKSEGTDATATKKIKIGLSMDSLRVERWQKDRDIFTAEAEKLGAEVIVQSADGDERRQNEQAENMITQGVDVLVVIPKDSVAAAQIVQAAHAEGIKVIAYDRLIRESSPDLYISFDNEQVGYLQAEYILRQKPKGAYFLLGGAPTDNNAQLLRQGQLRALQPAIDSGDIRLVAGGEHWAVNWDPRDALKKAEQVLTQTNNEIDAVVASNDGTAGGVIQALEGQNLAGTVLVSGQDAELAACQRIVKGTQTMTVYKPIHLIATKAAQAAVALAKGEAIAEATQTVNNGKIDVPSILLTPIQVDKENLDEKVIKDGFHTHEAVYQE
- a CDS encoding ABC transporter permease, whose amino-acid sequence is MPIFLIGTNAPDIGIGDRLSWVWRSDAYQNIIVIALLVGAAWLLRYASQQEYWRNAARQIRINRLAMVCLFILLGYLLIGVLDSIGWRDPLIRRTDQTLTRNESGAVVYRPKTLSLLDRLCTPLRERTEKTYSAPLATHLYAKSTLQTPDGRTVRDYPPLAYPRSHLLGTDKVGSDVLYLALKGIRTGLIIGGFTTLIAVPFAIFFGVIAGYFGGRIDDAVQYIYATLDSIPSILLIVAFMLLFGQGLFNLCLIMGISSWTGLCRVLRGETLKLRELEYIQAAEAFGVRRGLILLKHLIPNLMHIVLISAILRFSGLVLAEALLSYLQIGVDPTTGSWGNMINTARLELARDPIVWWNLAAAFTFMFGLVLPANLFGDAVRDALDPRLRTE